In Danio aesculapii chromosome 17, fDanAes4.1, whole genome shotgun sequence, the sequence caaatttcaaaacacatCTTTCATGACTAGCATGTTAGCCAATGTTAACTTTTTATACAATTCTtaaaaagattacatttttagGGTATTCACATGTGTGGTTTTGGATCTGCTGGTTCATATGGCTTGGaccaaaataagaaaaaaatattgcatcTATGTACAGTAGAAGAGCTTACAAAATGTGTAAAGGAATCAAATGAAGATCTGTTGCAAGGAAACAGATCTGAGACATTTGTAATGATCTGTATTGAGGAACATCACAACTGTAACTGGTATGTATGAGCATTCTGTTCTTTTTCTGGTGGCACCCTGTAACATTGTGTCCTGCTTTTGGTTCATTTAGATGTCTCTGATCTGTGATTTATATTTCAGGTCAAAGCGAACCAGGAGTTTGCTTGCATGTAGACTGAGATTCATATTTTCAGAGGTCTCAATATGCTTATTTATTGTGCAGCAACAACTTAAGTAAATTAGGTTCACACTTTGTCAATAGAAGAGAACAATAGCACCTGATTTTTTGTGTCAaacaaaaacgtaaaaattaaCACACCTCTAATCTTCGAACTTAAAAcctaaaaaatttataaaatgtaatattcctGGGCATATGACTAGGTTTGTCCTTGTCTTCAGGATGGATACCCTTGCATGTCATTGACCCAGTTGCAATAtttataaatcaatatttataGTAATCATCTTGTTCTGATTAGCATCATGTTTTCGCTTGTTAGCGTTGAGAAGCAGTAAATGAACAACATGTGCAATGACACATCGCTTCTCATGTGAAATCTAAAGTAGCTGAAAGATGCATTATGTTTCAATTTCCACAACTTGCTCTATTATCTTAATGAATTTTAATAAAGAATCATGTTATGAACTACCGCACTTATATCAACTTAAAATGTGGACATGCTTTAGGATTGTTTTAATACACCACAgtgttgaaattaaattaaatttcttgTTTGTGCTTCTGATGTCTGAATTCAAAGAACATAATCCTGGTTTTCGCTAATGAATGATTAACAGACATCTCTGGTcagataaaatttttttaaacatgtttttggtATTCAGTGCAATAATGGTCCAATGACCTGAAACTACCAGCATATTAAATGAATACAGTTTTGAATTTGACCAAAACAATACTACAATCCCATGTGTCAGAAAATAGAGCTATTTCAAGAAAGCAACTTCAAATACAAGATAGATCCAGAATGATATGAGTGCGTCATACCTGCTTGAGGACAAAGTTGTTCATTACGATCATGGGAGAAATGCCTGGATGCGAGCCAGTAATGAAAGGCACCCGAGGAGCTGTCGGCATGTTTTGTGCTGCAGAACCAGTTGGTCCAATGTCTTCAAAGTCTGTCTGGTCCAGAGCACTGAAATATCCTGAGCTGGCATCTACAGTGTAAAATATGATAGTAAATATTAAGCAACGCTAAATGCAGAAATTAAGCACAGTTATATACCTAATTATGTGCGAAATTTCAGAAATCGTTTAGTAATGGGGGAATTAGTTAGAATTGTATCACTGAATTAGTGAAAGTCAAATCGGGGGCACCACATTTTGtggaaaatcataataataataaacagaaaaccTTTACATTCTCAATTTACTTGACATAAAAATTATTGAGGTAAAGTCGCTTTTATAGTCGCACATTCCTTTAGCAACAACTTGTGATTTGCTCTCTACATCgtttagcactatttatttgactctgaacaatgttgtactttgatagtcacgGTCTGCTAATATGACTTTGGAATATATCACTATATCACTAttgaatttgcaaagaatacttttctgaaattatattatgaaGGGGAAAGcctaaatgtgtgaatataaaaccacctTTGCCTCAATAAAAACCATGTCATTGACTAACCTGAATCTTTGTCAGTGTCACTGGAGGCTTTCCGTTTGTTGCCCATGTTGGATCTTTCTCTGGTGGTCcgatttgtttgattttaatcCATCTGTACAGCCCTGATGCAGGCAGCGACTGAGAGAAAGATAGAGCCTTGGAGTCAATAAAGGAAAGTCAAAACCATGAAAGatgatagcctactgtaacatgaACACATTTATGACGGTGATATCGGTGAAATACAACTCAAAACTGACACTTATACTCATATAAACACCAAATATAAGATGTATTAATACAAAGATAGCTTTGGGATTAATTAGCAAGCATTACTACAATTTTTTTGTTAGTAAACAAACAGCCCATGAATGAATCATAAGCAGAGTGCCTTGTAAACAAGCCCATAAGAACTTAACACAGtgttagacaaaacaaaatacatattAACGGTTTAAACACCGCAGTAATTATACAATAGCTATGTTTTAATCTAGTTTACACACCGTCTGAATGTCAAGCTTCTGCAGCACTTGATACACGATGCCAAACACGAGACTCTCACAGTAACACACGATACAATATCTAACGCACGTTTTATTAACACTTACCAATAACAATCCTTCTCGAAGTAGCTTTCTTGTTGCGGCCTGTGAACAAACTGACGGTTGACGGTCTCAATCTAAGCTtatatttctgttgttgtggaAAATGGATCGTCTACACTGCAACGTGAGTTTACAAACTTAGCTCCGCCTTCTGCCCTGGCTTAAATCGCTGTTACCAGGGGAACAGCCTAAACGTCACTTGATTTACTATGTAAGATCCGCCTTAACATTTGCATAGCGCATTCTGATTGGTGCAGAGCTGAACCCTTGCGACTGTAAACGTGACTGAAATGTGGTGTGAAGTCTGTACTGCTGCGTCAAGTGTGATCCAGCACGCGCCGCGGCGTCATTTTAATAATCCCATGATAATGTTCAGTGCATAGAAAAATAGGGCACAGAATTCAAGATACGTAACAAATTTTTCtcgcaaataataataataataataataataataataattattattattagtagtagtagtagtagtagtaatagtagtactagtagtagtagtattagtaatagtagtaacgTTAGTATTCACGTGCTAGTACTATGTATTAATGAAAAACTCAGTAAATTAAGGTAATTAGGTATTAACTAAACCTATATAGGTATTAACTAGCCCTTTATCCAGCCAATACTAATTATTTTAACCGGAAAACGCATTCTTAAGATCTTACATAcatcattaatattaaattataataagaaTTATATTAAATCAGTTATACCAATAACTCATCCCACAAGGTCATGCCCTAATACACCTACATCAACATAAATGCATCTTGGGTAACTACACTAACTCCAATCTTGGGAAATCAGACACATCAAACTGCAATGTGGATATAAAAAGATCTGAAACAGCTTTAAGGGGCCTATAGAcctttgcacagtactgtatatgaaACAAAGAATACAATCTTCAAAACAAAATCTCTTCTTAAAGCAAACGTGTGTTTAATTGTACATCCCTGGTACAAAGCAAAACTTGGTGTCTATCTTTGGGACTGTCCTGAAGAATTCTGAAATAAATCTGTATGTAATACTAGGTTTCTTTCAGCATATACAAGAGTTCTTCATTAGCATTTGCcagttttatgtttctttttctgttcaCGTGATTCCATACTGCCTTTATAATATCCCGGTTTGGACTTCGAGGAGGCCATTTCAagactgtctgtgtttcatcagctgtttttcctcttcaaataaatattataatcatatattatatttacagcaacaaatatatacatttccaATCTGTATTTCTGGTacactataataaagaaaatgattaataattaaatatgtgaacattgaaatctgaaaaatgagattgaagaaaaaaggaaagctttccattgatgtgttAGATATTTGTATGTTAGTTACAATAATTGGCTAAGATATTCAACTACATGAAAATCTGGATCCTGAGGGTCCAAacaaatctaaatactgagattAAAAGTttcttatatatttacagtaggaaatgtacAATATCTTCTCAGAttatgatctttacttaatattctaatgatttttggcataaaagaaaaatatatatgtgcaacattagactggttttgtggtccagtgtcAAATATGGTCATTTCTATCACTAACAACAAATGTAATGGTGGCCTAAAACTTTGACACATTACTgtgtacattaataataaaatataccacaagtttcacaaaatatttttaatgatacTCAGACAAAAACAATAGTCATTCTATTAAAAAAAGGTACTCTTAAATTTGTATAGTTTTCATACATATCAACAGTATTATTTTAGAAACATACAACATTTTTATACATTGGGAATTAAATAGCCCTTTAGTGAAAAGTATTGCATTTATATTTAGGGTCCTGCACTCAGTCAGCAGCATATATAATAATGCTTCTTTGGTTCAGTTCCGGCACTTTACAGAGTCCAAAGTGGAGgaaatcattcactttcactGACAGGATAATAAAAAGCATCAACATTCACTCAAATCATTGTGAACGTCTGTCTCGGTTCCTGTTGACTGGCCCTTTCAGAGCAAAGTCTTTGTCCTTACACAGTGcacacattaaaacatttattttttgcttaaactgaaatatttaaaCGATATATATTCTTGTGGAATGACTTTTAGGTTAACGTTAATCCAAAAACACAATGCGAGTGTTTTTTAAGTCTTTCATTATTGCCACTAGAGGTCAGTATGTCAATCCACTTATTTGATGGctatatggcaagccgttttaacaATCAATCTATAAAACAAacttttgaatacatttattcagTCAAAATTAGTAAATATTCTGTTGTCACtagtaaaaaatgaaaaaataattgttGACTTCTGTGTCACTGAGATCAATAATTCATTTCTGACTAGTATACCATTTATCTGTATATTAATAGTTATTCATAAgatataacttaattttttttagatgagTACCTTTTATTAGATACTAATACTCATTTATTAGACAGTATTACCTGTTAAACAGACCCTTTTGTTTGTTAATGAAACTaatattattcagtttttatttaaatattagatatattagaccacaggtgtcaaaggCTGCGTCCGatattgcctactactcagtaggtactgcatttgaatttaaacgcactactcggccgttagaaaagtacattcgatacagtatgaatgtgagtaggaTGAACGGaacttggacgtactacatccgccattttgtcatcatcacatgatctaccCATGTctgttgcgttgcttcactcccattcatgaattctcacatggtgcatcatgggatagcgtaatGCGCATCAGATGCGCACTTTAGAATCTTtagaagtagtaggtcatacTTCTAACATCCTGTTTTTCcaatactatgaattcagacatactacctgactcacatactgttttagcgtactatatactatggaagtatgcgatttcagacacagctaatctcagttcctggagggctgcagctctgcacaattgaGTTCcagccctaattaaacacacctgatcaaactaattttgtccttcaggcttgtttgaaacctacaggtaagtgtgttgaagcagggttggaactaaactgtgcaaggctgcggccctccagcaacCGAATTTGACACCCCTGCATTAGACCTATTACCTATTTGAATAATACTagtatttattacatatattacttatttagtatattaattaattacttgtttatgtatttattattatttagttactacTAATTAGTTTTTATCTCTTTATTACTGCTTTCTTAATCATGTTATGACTAGATAAAATGACAacagatttcaattaaaaattgttttagcaaaataaaaatattattagtaaCTGGTAAGTAACTCATAAGTACCAATGCATGTGTACTAGCACGTACTGGTCCATGACGAAAAAAATCACTTCAGTACCATAAGAATGTGTACTAGTAGCTAACAACTATGTAATAGAAAATGTAATAATCTTAAAAAGTAAGTACTGGTAGTGTGAAAATTGACActagtacattttaaatattaaatgttaaaacggcgggcgacatggtggctcagtggttagcactaacacctcacagcaagaaggttgctggttcgagtcccggctgggtcagttggcatttctgtgtgtttgcatgttctccctgtgctcgcatgtgtttcctccagatgctctcgtttcccccacagtccaaacacatacggtataggtgaattggataatcTAAGCTtcccgtagtgtatgcgtgtgaatgagagagtgtatgcaTTGCGTTGCGgtcagaagggcatccgctgcatgaaacatttgccgtaatagttggcggttcattacactgtggtgatccctgatgaataaggcactaagccaaaagaaaatgaatgaatgttaaaatggcttgccatagtgCTAAACTCACAGAAACTTTTGAATTTAACCATAACCAACTTGCATAGCAGTAAAGAGATGAAAACAAAACATCTTTGGCATTTTCATTGTGTGATTCCTTCTAGACTTCATACCAAATACACAATGGCTTTGTTGATATGCTAAATCATGGAATGCAACTGGCTTTACTTCAGTGGATTTTAATAAATAAGAGGGAGGACTGGGTAGGAACTGACACTACTGTTActatactacttctactactaataacattactataaaacaataaaataattatcttattatattattatgataatgtCCAAAGGGTTGACGTCAGTCTATTTTAGGTTTGGTCTCCTGctgtagttttttgttgttgctttttttttcttcagtaagaGCTGCACAGCAGGAGTTTTCCGGTATGGATGACTGGAAGCCCCCTGTGTGCGGACAAAAGCCCCTCCACCATTACAGCTCTGCGTCTGGATCGAGGAGTGTTGAGAGGTGGCAGGATCCAGAAGTGAATGATGACCATGGTAAGGGTCGCACAGAAGGGGGCGGATGCGAGTGATTGGCTGGCATCATGGCGAGACAGCGTTTACCTGCGGGGAGGCTGACACCTGTAAcagagcatgcacacacacagatatcagTGGAATTGTGTGCTTATGATCAGAGAACAATGTACTCTTTGTGTTGTTTAAAGACTTGCTGTTATCAAAATGTCACTGAAAATGGAGAGatttcactttagattaggttttAGAATCTagtttgacaatgtttttttttagaagtactttaaaataagcagttttaaatgcaaaaatttatATTACTGACATTGCTGTGGGATCTAATTTTATCTAACATAGACTTACTGGAAATACATGCTTGAGTTTACATCTTTGTTAAAGAGATAGCtcaccaaaaaattaaaattagcatataatttttggttttaaaaccattatgagtttctttcttctgttggacacaaacaaatatatttttaagaatgctggcacccattcacttccattatagggagaaaaattactatggaagtcgataaGTGCCAGCTACGAGcattgtttaacagaagaaagaaacttaaataggAGGTCAAGTAAAGGGAGAGTGATGGAAATGatgaaagtatttttatttttgggtgaattttcactctaaactgcaaaaaaagcacTTGGGCATATGTTTCTAGGTAAAAACGATTGTTACGATATACAATATTTCATCATATGATATTATaggatatataataatatttacagtgaCATATTATCAATAAATAATGTCCATAAACATCCTTTTTGGAAATATCCATGAGAAGGTGGGTCATGCtgtccagaaaaaaataaatagcccAACGGTTTAGTGCCGATAAGATATTTAATCATGGGATATTTAAACATGGGGAATCatgttggcgcagtgggtagcacaatcgcccaACAGCAAgtaggtctctggttcaagccccggctgggtcagttggcaattctgtgtggagtttgcatgttctccccatgttcctgtgggtttactccggatgctctggtttcccccacaagtccaaagacatgcggtataggtaaattgggtaaactgaaTTGGCCTtagtgggtgtttcctagtgttgggttgtggctagaagggcatccgctgcgtaaaacaaatgctggctaagttggcggttcattccgctgtggctaccccagattaataaagggacttagccgaaaagagaatgaatgaatggagtctGTGGGATATCTGTCTGTGGTAGTTATCTGACTAGATGAAATTTTCATCTTGGCGAGCTACTTGAGATTATGATATGAGCTACTAGTAGCTCACAAAAATGTGTTGGTAACCCTGCTGAAAACCAATGCATGTGatcaattttgtcatcatttattcacccttcaccttTTTAttctactatgtaagtcaatgggtgTGAGCATTCcagaaaatatcttgttttgttatACTTGTAAAGGTTTAAATaaaaacttgagggtgagtaaatgatgaggtaatttaatttttttggatgaactatgtcTTTAAAACAAGTCCAACAATTCAATGCTTATAATGACTAGATTTGGAAATATGGATGAGCGGAGGTTGCAGCCTCTCGAGCTCCTTCATTCAGCTTGGGTTATGGCAGTTGCTGCGAGTGAGGGCCAAGAATTTATCCAGCTacatgattttaaataatttttcattgaAAAAGCTTCAAATTTCATTCTTGAATATGAAAATGTAGCTGTTATTGCATAGCTGGGTACAGCCCTAATAAGATTTGCTGACACAAGTAAAAAGGGGGAATGAGCAAACTTCTAAGAAGACCACAATATTacataaagttatttaaaatcaaggcaatacaaacattaaaataagctaaagcTACTGAATAACATGTATATTATGTCACACACTTaacatattgtatttatattacgGAAATTGTGAAAATCTTATTTCTATCTTTAGATAATTTTAATGTTGGTAAGAGTTATTAGCATTGTTAGCTTAGCTACATGCTAATGTATACCATTAGGCCTACTAGATGTTTCACTTACCTGTCACAATTTTAATGTCAGTAAGAGTTGTTAGCATTGTTAGCTTAGCTACATGCTAATGTAAACTATTACAAGACGTTTCACTTACCCGTCACAGTTTTAATGTCAGTAAGAGTTAATAGCATAGTTAGCTTAGCTACATGCTAATGTAAACTATTACTAGACATTTCACCTACCTGTCACAGTCTTTGGATTTCTGTTTCTCCTTCCTTTTTCTCCCTCTATTTCTGGGTTTCCATCTACAATAAAAGAAATAATCACATTACTCCATTTAGTCTGTATCCTACATTAACAAAACTGCGTAAGTGTAGCACATCTTGTTACCTGTCTTGTTTTGTTGTAGGTTTTCTTAGTCTTGGAATCACAATGAAAAAGATAAGAAAGCAAAGGGACTATTAAAACACCTCTATTTTTGTTCAGCATGCAGTTTATTCCTCATTTCTGTTCAATACTTTTATCTATAATGACAACCCAAAGTTTCATTGCAATGCAAAACACACGGTTACATAAACTGAATGGAAGTTTTCCCTTACCTACATTCACAGGCTTTGTGCTCCACAAAGGTCATCTCCATATATTCCTGGCCCTGCTCTGCTGGCTTAATCTTTAATAACTGAAAAAGTCATAATATTGTTAGCCAAACAAAGTCAGCTAGATATTAATTCAGTGAAAACCCATACAAACTCAATTATGCAATTTTTACATATTCAAACACTTCCTGTAATTTATATGACTGTGTGTTTCTGTTGGTTTACTATGAgcgaatgatgtgcaaaaagaagccccaccccctactcaatattgcgtttaagttggaagtacatcaacaaactgaaataaaagtctcagcaacgtCCAATTCACTCAGACTTTAAGTACATAACAACCTTTATCCAAATAAAACTTCTATCACTTACTTATGCGCCTTTTCATCTGAAAACTAAATTGAGGTTTATAGATTTAGCTATAGAAACAGGTATAGATTGTTGTCCTTACTTGCATGGTGGTGTTGGAAGTGAGCGTAGGATGACACTCCAGATTCTCATCGCCACAGCAACCAGCGCAACGGACCAATGGCACGCAGGCGGGGCTGAAAATGTGCTCCACCTCCCCTGGGTACTCCTGAACCACCTCCACCAGCTTCTCTATAGTGCGGCAGAAGCTCTTCCCCCAAACCTCCTGAAACAGCATCACTGCAGCACACACAGAAAAATAGGAGACAATCACCTTTAAAAGCGCATATGGAAATAATAGATGCTAttaatatatattactatattaatgCAAGAATAAGATGATAAGCGATTGTTAGTGTGTTAAAAAGCTAGACATTCAGTTAGATTAGATTtttgctacacacacacacacacaaacacattttaacataatAAACCATAATATGTTTCATTTGACAAGAATTCTGATTAATAAGCTCAGCCAATTACAGTTTAAAGACACTAAATATATTTCAGAAAATAACATATtagtatatatacactatatacattcgttcattcattcattttcttttcggcttagtccctttattaatcaggggttaataaagggactaacaatttttccagcatatgttttacacagcggatgaccttccagcaacaaacacctatacattctcattcacacacatacactatggccgatttaggttattcaattcacctatagcacatgtctttggcctgttggggaaaccggcccacctggaggaagcccacgccaacactgggagaacatgcaaacacacagaaatgctaactgaccccaTTTTATTTCGTAAGCTACTGATAATATTTCTCCAAATTTTCAGTTATTCAAtgtcttttttttctatattttttgaaacaatacaaatgtttgtttcttttttaaaaagaatttcttttgctataattttttaacttaattttaatgtatcttttgttgaTTAGTTATCAATTAACAAgaataataaatgacatttaaggtgatgcgcttcaaaacaagtccgctataaacaccttaatattttagaaaaggtagttaaagtttgtagaaccaatgattgatcttatc encodes:
- the pgfb gene encoding placenta growth factor is translated as MSYLTSLLRIVAAVQLSVLPGQSSSLVNVNSTAKVMLFQEVWGKSFCRTIEKLVEVVQEYPGEVEHIFSPACVPLVRCAGCCGDENLECHPTLTSNTTMQLLKIKPAEQGQEYMEMTFVEHKACECRLRKPTTKQDRWKPRNRGRKRKEKQKSKDCDRCQPPRR